The Staphylococcus simiae genome includes the window ATGAGGAGGCATTGCAAAATGGCTGAAGTAGATTTTGACATAGCAATTATCGGTGCTGGTCCTGCCGGTATGACAGCAGCAGTATATGCATCACGTGCGAATTTAAGCACAGTAATGATTGAAAGAGGAATTCCTGGTGGACAAATGGCCAATACAGAAGAAGTAGAGAACTTCCCAGGATTTGAAATGATTACAGGCCCAGACTTATCTACTAAAATGTTCGAGCATGCGAAAAAATTTGGTGCAACATATCAATATGGTGACATTAAATCAGTAGAAGACAAAGGCGAGTATAAAGTTATTGATTTTGGTAATAAAGAAATTACAGCTCGTGCAGTTATTATTGCAACAGGTGCTGAATATAAAAAAATTGGTGTACCAGGCGAACAAGAATTAGGTGGTCGTGGTGTAAGTTATTGTGCAGTATGTGACGGTGCATTCTTTAAAAACAAACGTCTATTTGTCATTGGCGGTGGAGATTCAGCAGTTGAAGAAGGAACATTCCTAACTAAATTTGCTGATAGAGTAACAATTGTTCACCGTAGAGATGAGTTACGCGCACAAAGTATTTTACAATCAAGAGCATTTAAAAATGATAAAATTGATTTCATTTGGAGCCATACTTTAAAATCAATTAATGAAAAAGATGGTAAAGTAGGTTCTGTTACTTTAGTTTCAACCAAAGATGGTTCAGAAGAAACACATGAAGCGGACGGTGTCTTCATTTATATCGGTATGAAACCATTAACTGCACCATTTAAAGATTTAGGTATTACAAATGATGTAGGTTATATTGAAACTAAAGATGACATGAGTACATCTATCCCAGGTATTTTTGCTGCTGGTGACGTTAGAGATAAAGGTTTACGTCAAATCGTTACAGCTACTGGAGACGGTAGTATTGCAGCACAAAGTGCAGCTGATTATTTAGAACAATTAAATGACTAACTAGAACTAAATGATATCATTTGAGACTAGAGCTATAGTGGTTAAAGCATTGATCAACTATAGTTCTAGTTTTTTTATGTTATATTTAAACTATAGTAAAATATATTTTTATGAAATGTGCTACAAAATAGCATTGTATAACAATTTTTGGTTCTCTATTTTTCAGGACTGATAATTAAAAAGTGAATAATTTAAAATATAAATTATTTTGAAGCCGAGACTCCTGAGGGAGCAGTGCTAGTCGAAGACTACAGGCTGAGACAGCACCCTAGGAATGCGAGGCTTAAAAAATTAATTATGTATCAGTCCAGTTTGGGAGAGAACCCAATTTTTTAGCATTAAAAGTTGTTGGTTTTCAAATGTCGTATATTAATTGGGAAAATACGATTATGAAAATTGGATCAATGAAATTCTAATAATTAACAATCTAAGTAACATAAATGAGTTATAGGCGGTGTCATAATGGATAATAATGAAAAAGAAAAAAGTAAAAGTGAATTACTAGTGGTAACGGGATTATCTGGCGCAGGGAAATCGCTAGTTATTCAAAGCTTAGAAGATATGGGGTTCTTTTGTGTAGATAATCTACCTCCTGTATTATTACCAAAATTTGTAGAATTGATGGAACAGGGAAATCCATCATTAAGAAAAGTAGCGATTGCTATTGATTTAAGAGGTAAAGAATTATTTAAGTCATTAATCACAGAACTTGATGTTATTAAAAGCACGAGTGATGTTATTGTTGATGTTATGTTCTTAGAAGCTAAGACTGAAAAGTTAATTTCACGTTATAAAGAAACACGACGTGCACATCCATTAATGGAACAAGGGAAGCGTTCATTAATTGATGCGATTAATGATGAAAGGGAATGTTTATCACAAATCAGAAGTATATCTAATTTTGTTATAGATACCACTAATTTAAAAGCAAAAGAACTAAAAGCACGTATCCAACGATTTTATGAAGATGACGAATTTGAAACATTTACGATTAATGTAACGAGTTTTGGATTTAAACATGGCATACAAATGGATGCAGATTTAGTATTTGATGTGCGTTTTTTACCTAATCCTTATTATGTAGTTGATTTAAGACCGTTAACAGGTTTAGATGAAGCAGTTTACAATTATGTTATGAAATGGAAAGAGACGGAAATCTTTTTTGAAAAATTAACTGATTTGTTAAATTTCATGATTCCTGGGTATAAAAAAGAAGGGAAGTCACAATTAGTAATTGCTATTGGTTGTACAGGTGGACAACACCGTTCTGTCGCATTAGCAGAACGTCTAGGCAATTATCTAAATGAAGTGTTCGACTATAATGTTTATGTACATCATAGAGATGCACATATTGAAAGTGGCGTGAAAAAATGAAACAAATAAAAGTTGTACTCATTGGTGGTGGCACTGGCTTATCAGTATTAGCTAGAGGTTTGCGTGAATTTCCAATTGATATAACTGCCATTGTCACTGTAGCAGATGATGGTGGCAGTACAGGTAAGATAAGAGATGAAATGGATATTCCAGCCCCGGGAGACATTCGCAATGTGATTGCAGCATTAAGTGATTCAGAATCTGTATTATCACAATTATTTCAATTTAGATTTGGAGAAAATCAAATTAGCGGTCATTCATTAGGTAATTTACTTATTGCAGGCATGACTAATATTACAAATGATTTTGGGCATGCGATTAAAGCTTTAAGTAAAATACTGAATATTAAAGGACGAGTCATTCCATCAACGAATACAAGCGTACAATTGAATGCTGTGATGGAAGATGGAGAAATCGTTTATGGTGAATCAAACATTCCTAAAAAGCAAAAAAAAATTGAGCGTGTTTTTTTAGAACCTAGTGATGTGCAACCGATGGAAGAAGCAATTGAAGCGTTAGAAGAAGCTGACTTAATTGTTCTAGGGCCTGGTTCTTTATACACAAGTGTTATATCTAACTTATGTGTAAATGGTATTTCAGATGCCTTAATTAACTCAAAGGCGCCTAAACTCTATGTATCAAACGTTATGACTCAACCTGGTGAAACAGATGGCTATAGTGTGAAAGACCATATTGATGCTATTCATAGACAAGCCGGTCAAGCATTTATAGATTATGTTATTTGTAATACACAAAAATACGACGATAATGTACTTAAAAAATATCAACAAAAGCACTCTAATCCAGTAGAAGTGAATAGAGAAGAATTGGAAGATGATGACAGAATTAAAGTCTATACGGCATCTAATTTAATTGAAATATCAGACGACTTTTTAGTAAGGCATAATACGAAAGTATTATCTACAATGATATATGATATTGCTTTAGAATTAACGAGTACGATACAATTCATTCCTGGAGACAAACATGTTTAATATTTTGAATACAATATTTATGATATGATAATAAGACTGTGTTTATAACATGAATGTTATCTGATATCTAACTAAAGATGAATAAATCGAAAGGAATGGTTGTCAAATGAGCTTTGCATCAGAAAT containing:
- the trxB gene encoding thioredoxin-disulfide reductase, whose amino-acid sequence is MAEVDFDIAIIGAGPAGMTAAVYASRANLSTVMIERGIPGGQMANTEEVENFPGFEMITGPDLSTKMFEHAKKFGATYQYGDIKSVEDKGEYKVIDFGNKEITARAVIIATGAEYKKIGVPGEQELGGRGVSYCAVCDGAFFKNKRLFVIGGGDSAVEEGTFLTKFADRVTIVHRRDELRAQSILQSRAFKNDKIDFIWSHTLKSINEKDGKVGSVTLVSTKDGSEETHEADGVFIYIGMKPLTAPFKDLGITNDVGYIETKDDMSTSIPGIFAAGDVRDKGLRQIVTATGDGSIAAQSAADYLEQLND
- the rapZ gene encoding RNase adapter RapZ, with the translated sequence MDNNEKEKSKSELLVVTGLSGAGKSLVIQSLEDMGFFCVDNLPPVLLPKFVELMEQGNPSLRKVAIAIDLRGKELFKSLITELDVIKSTSDVIVDVMFLEAKTEKLISRYKETRRAHPLMEQGKRSLIDAINDERECLSQIRSISNFVIDTTNLKAKELKARIQRFYEDDEFETFTINVTSFGFKHGIQMDADLVFDVRFLPNPYYVVDLRPLTGLDEAVYNYVMKWKETEIFFEKLTDLLNFMIPGYKKEGKSQLVIAIGCTGGQHRSVALAERLGNYLNEVFDYNVYVHHRDAHIESGVKK
- a CDS encoding YvcK family protein; its protein translation is MKQIKVVLIGGGTGLSVLARGLREFPIDITAIVTVADDGGSTGKIRDEMDIPAPGDIRNVIAALSDSESVLSQLFQFRFGENQISGHSLGNLLIAGMTNITNDFGHAIKALSKILNIKGRVIPSTNTSVQLNAVMEDGEIVYGESNIPKKQKKIERVFLEPSDVQPMEEAIEALEEADLIVLGPGSLYTSVISNLCVNGISDALINSKAPKLYVSNVMTQPGETDGYSVKDHIDAIHRQAGQAFIDYVICNTQKYDDNVLKKYQQKHSNPVEVNREELEDDDRIKVYTASNLIEISDDFLVRHNTKVLSTMIYDIALELTSTIQFIPGDKHV